A section of the Rattus norvegicus strain BN/NHsdMcwi chromosome 15, GRCr8, whole genome shotgun sequence genome encodes:
- the LOC134482080 gene encoding uncharacterized protein DDB_G0290685-like — translation MENAENGEAKIIEAPISKMETEEVKEQINEDTEGDGGEKKEAVVTEGKNDELEANIQDVENDEDGNEHKDTGEEGEDGKREGGLKEKPDVAEIEDAKEAKDDEEKEDKEKEDNKGGDGKKEEEKDDEGEAETEEEVKEQQKEETEGDDGKCKVEENKEGGKEGQHEEEGKEDLHEEDGKEDLHEEDRKEDLHEEEGKEDLHEEEGKEDLHEEGGKEDLHEEEGKEDLHEEDGKEDLHEEDGKEDLHEEDGKEDLHEEEGKEDLHEEEGKEDLHEEGGKEDLHEEDGKEDLHEEDGKEDLHEEDGKEDLHEEDGKEDLHEEDGKEDLHEEDGKEDLHEEEGKEDLHEEEGKEDLHEEGGKEDLHEEEGKEDLHEEEGKEDLHEEEGKEDLHEEDRKEDLHEEDGKEDLHEEEGKEDLHEEDRKEDLHEEEGKEDLHEEGGKEDLHEEEGKEDLHEEEGKEDLHEEEGKEDLHEEEGKEDLHEEGGKEDLHEEEGKEDLHEEDGKEDLHEEEGKEDLHEEDRKEDLHEEDGKEDLHEEEGKEDLHEEDRKEDLHEEEGKEDLHEEDGKEDLHEEEGKEDLHEEEGKEDLHEEEGKEDLHEEDGKEDLHEEEGKEDLHEEEGKEDLHEEEGKEDLHEEGGKEDLHEEEGKEDLHEEEGKEDLHEEEGKEDLHEEDGKEDLHEEEGKEDLHEEEGKEDLHEEDGKEDLHEEEGKEDLHEEEGKEDLHEEEGKEDLHEEEGKEDLHEEDGKEDLHEEEGKEDLHEEEGKEDLHEEEGKEDLHEEEGKEDLHEEEGKEDLHEEEGKEDLHEEEGKEDLHEEEGKEDLHEEEGKEDLHEEEGKEDLHEEDGKKKAEGNEDRKRKSKRLLQKGMMKTRWRRRKKLTTKASNKMERKGSLRALSTSALFLLQC, via the coding sequence ATGGAAAATGCTGAAAATGGAGAAGCCAAAATTATTGAGGCACCCATTTCTAAAATGGAAACTGAGGAAGTAAAAGAACAGATAAATGAAGACACTGAAGGAGacggaggagaaaagaaagaagcagtgGTAACAGAAGGCAAAAATGATGAGCTAGAAGCAAACATTCAAGATGTGGAGAACGATGAAGATGGAAATGAGCACAAAGATACAggtgaggagggagaagatgggaaaagggaaggaggccTAAAAGAGAAACCAGATGTAGCTGAAATCGAAGACGCAAAGGAGGCCAAAGatgatgaagagaaggaagacaagGAAAAAGAAGATAACAAAGGAGgtgatgggaagaaggaagaagagaaagatgacGAGGGGGAAGCTGAAacagaggaagaagtcaaagaacaacagaaagaggaaactgagggGGATGATGGGAAATGCAAAGTAGAAGAAAACAAGGAAGGTGGAAAGGAAGGTCagcatgaggaagaagggaaggaagatctgcatgaggaagacggaaaggaagatctgcatgaggaagacagaaaggaagatctgcatgaggaagaagggaaggaagatctgcatgaggaagaagggaaggaagatctgcatgaggaaggcggaaaggaagatctgcatgaggaagaagggaaggaagatctgcatgaggaagatggaaaggaagatctgcatgaggaagatggaaaggaagatctgcatgaggaagacggaaaggaagatctgcatgaggaagaagggaaggaagatctgcatgaggaagaagggaaggaagatctgcatgaggaaggcggaaaggaagatctgcatgaggaagatggaaaggaagatctgcatgaggaagatggaaaggaagatctgcatgaggaagatggaaaggaagatctgcatgaggaagatggaaaggaagatctgcatgaggaagatggaaaggaagatctgcatgaggaagacggaaaggaagatctgcatgaggaagaagggaaggaagatctgcatgaggaagaagggaaggaagatctgcatgaggaaggcggaaaggaagatctgcatgaggaagaagggaaggaagatctgcatgaggaagaagggaaggaagatctgcatgaggaagaagggaaggaagatctgcatgaggaagacagaaaggaagatctgcatgaggaagacggaaaggaagatctgcatgaggaagaagggaaggaagatctgcatgaggaagacagaaaggaagatctgcatgaggaagaagggaaggaagatctgcatgaggaaggcggaaaggaagatctgcatgaggaagaagggaaggaagatctgcatgaggaagaagggaaggaagatctgcatgaggaagaagggaaggaagatctgcatgaggaagaagggaaggaagatctgcatgaggaaggcggaaaggaagatctgcatgaggaagaagggaaggaagatctgcatgaggaagatggaaaggaagatctgcatgaggaagaaggaaaggaagatctgcatgaggaagacagaaaggaagatctgcatgaggaagatggaaaggaagatctgcatgaggaagaagggaaggaagatctgcatgaggaagacagaaaggaagatctgcatgaggaagaaggaaaggaagatctgcatgaggaagacggaaaggaagatctgcatgaggaagaaggaaaggaagatctgcatgaggaagaagggaaggaagatctgcatgaggaagaaggaaaggaagatctgcatgaggaagacgggaaggaagatctgcatgaggaagaagggaaggaagatctgcatgaggaagaagggaaggaagatctgcatgaggaagaagggaaggaagatctgcatgaggaaggcggaaaggaagatctgcatgaggaagaagggaaggaagatctgcatgaggaagaaggaaaggaagatctgcatgaggaagaaggaaaggaagatctgcatgaggaagacggaaaggaagatctgcatgaggaagaagggaaggaagatctgcatgaggaagaagggaaggaagatctgcatgaggaagacggaaaggaagatctgcatgaggaagaagggaaggaagatctgcatgaggaagaaggaaaggaagatctgcatgaggaagaagggaaggaagatctgcatgaggaagaagggaaggaagatctgcatgaggaagacggaaaggaagatctgcatgaggaagaagggaaggaagatctgcatgaggaagaagggaaggaagatctgcatgaggaagaaggaaaggaagatctgcatgaggaagaaggaaaggaagatctgcatgaggaagaagggaaggaagatctgcatgaggaagaagggaaggaagatctgcatgaggaagaagggaaggaagatctgcatgaggaagaagggaaggaagatctgcatgaggaagaagggaaggaagatctgcatgaggaagaagggaaggaagatctgcatgaggaagacGGAAAAAAGAAGGCTGAGGGAAACGAGGATAgaaagaggaagagcaagaggcTGCTGCAGAAGGGAATGATGAAAaccaggtggaggaggaggaagaagctgacAACAAAGGCTTCAAACAagatggagagaaaggggagCCTGCGAGCACTGTCTACATCTGCCCTCTTCCTGTTGCAATGTTAA
- the Nkiras1 gene encoding NF-kappa-B inhibitor-interacting Ras-like protein 1, which translates to MGKGCKVVVCGLLSVGKTAILEQLLYGNHTIGMEDCETLEDVYMASVETDRGVKEQLHLYDTRGLQEGVELPKHYFSFADGFVLVYSVNNLESFQRVELLKKEIDKFKDKKEVAIVVLGNKLDLSEQRQVDADAAQQWARSEKVKLWEVTVTDRRTLIEPFTLLASKLSQPQSKSSFPLPGRKNKGNSNSEN; encoded by the exons ATGGGAAAAGGTTGCAAGGTTGTCGTTTGTGGGCTGTTGTCCGTTGGGAAAACTGCAATTTTGGAGCAACTCCTTTATGGGAATCACACTATTG GCATGGAAGACTGTGAAACGCTGGAAGACGTGTACATGGCATCTGTGGAGACAGACCGTGGGGTGAAGGAGCAGCTGCACTTGTACGACACCCGAGGCCTGCAGGAAGGCGTGGAGCTGCCTAAGCACTATTTCTCATTTGCCGACGGCTTCGTTCTCGTGTACAGCGTGAATAACCTCGAGTCCTTCCAGAGAGTGgagcttctgaagaaagagattgataAGTTCAAAGACAAAAAGGAG GTGGCAATCGTTGTGTTAGGAAACAAACTGGACCTTTCtgagcagaggcaagtggacgCTGACGCAGCACAACAGTGGGCTAGAAGTGAGAAGGTGAAGCTCTGGGAGGTGACGGTGACGGACCGCAGGACGCTGATTGAGCCCTTCACACTACTGGCCAGCAAGCTTTCCCAGCCCCAGAGCAAATCTAGCTTCCCTCTGCCAGGGAGGAAAAACAAAGGGAACTCCAATTCCGAAAACTGA
- the Rpl15 gene encoding large ribosomal subunit protein eL15 produces the protein MGAYKYIQELWRKKQSDVMRFLLRVRCWQYRQLSALHRAPRPTRPDKARRLGYKAKQGYVIYRIRVRRGGRKRPVPKGATYGKPVHHGVNQLKFARSLQSVAEERAGRHCGALRVLNSYWVGEDSTYKFFEVILIDPFHKAIRRNPDTQWITKPVHKHREMRGLTSAGRKSRGLGKGHKFHHTIGGSRRAAWRRRNTLQLHRYR, from the exons ATGGGTGCatacaaatacatccaggagCTGTGGAGGAAGAAGCAGTCCGACGTGATGCGCTTCCTTCTAAGGGTCCGCTGCTGGCAGTACCGCCAGCTCTCTGCGCTGCACAGGGCTCCCCGCCCCACCCGGCCTGATAAGGCGCGAAGGCTGGGATACAAGGCTAAGCAAG GTTATGTCATTTACAGGATCCGTGTCCGCCGCGGTGGTCGCAAGCGCCCAGTTCCTAAGGGTGCAACCTACGGCAAGCCTGTCCACCACGGTGTTAACCAGCTGAAGTTTGCCCGAAGCCTTCAGTCTGTTGCTGAG GAGAGAGCTGGGCGCCATTGTGGAGCTTTGAGAGTCCTGAATTCCTACTGGGTTGGTGAAGATTCCACATATAAATTTTTTGAGGTTATCCTCATTGATCCATTCCATAAAGCTATCAGAAGAAATCCCGACACCCAATGGATTACCAAACCAGTCCACAAGCACAGGGAGATGCGTGGGCTGACATCTGCTGGCCGCAAGAGCCGTGGCCTTGGAAAGGGCCACAAGTTCCACCACACCATTGGTGGGTCTCGCCGTGCAGCCTGGAGAAGGCGCAACACTCTTCAGCTCCACCGTTACCGCTAA